One genomic window of Corvus moneduloides isolate bCorMon1 chromosome 14, bCorMon1.pri, whole genome shotgun sequence includes the following:
- the VMA21 gene encoding vacuolar ATPase assembly integral membrane protein VMA21 has protein sequence MRGPCGGFRRARRGGGAAMERFGPGPVSAVPVAEFRPNEGSLTSTLRTLLFFTTLMITLPVGLYFSSKAYVFEGTLGMSDRDSYFYAAIVAVVTVHVVLALFVYVAWNEGSRQWREGKQD, from the exons ATGCGCGGCCCTTGTGGCGGCTTCCGGCGGGCCCGacgcggcggcggggccgcgaTGGAGCGGTTCGGGCCGGGGCCTGTGAGCGCCGTGCCGGTGGCCGAGTTCAGGCC aaatgagGGTTCATTAACATCAACTTTAAGAACGCTTCTGTTCTTCACAACTCTAATGATTACATTACCTGTTGGGCTATATTTTTCATCAAAGGCTTATGTATTTGAAG gTACCTTGGGAATGTCTGACAGAGACAGCTATTTTTATGCTGCCATAGTTGCTGTAGTCACTGTCCATGTGGTGCTTGCTCTCTTTGTTTATGTAGCCTGGAATGAGGGGTCACGGCAGTGGCGAGAAGGCAAACAGGACTAA